The Vibrio penaeicida DNA window AGGTATGGGTCTTGCGACAATAATTAATCGTAGAAGGGTAGAGCTTATTGAAAGCACCAATTTCTTTCCCTGCCGTTTTCTTGGTTACTCCAAACACTTTGACGATATCAAAAGCGTTTATTCTTCCTTTCACAACCAGTCTAGATTCGATGTAAGTGTTCAAGCCTAGCAACTTCATTCCAATTTTCCCTATCAGTACGTTCAGTACTAATAAGCGAAAACAGTTGTTGAGAAACACTAACGTTAAGTCATTGAATTTAATGCAAAAAAATATCGCACCCATTTTACTGAATGCGATATCCCAAAATTTTCGTTATGAAATCTTAGTTAGATTGGAGTCTTCTTATGTTCTTAAAGTGGTTCTTCATCGTACAAACTAGGGTCTTTATCCAAAAGATCTGAATAGACCTGCGCCGCAACGTATTCAAGATTACCTTCGCACCACTTCTTAATGTTATTTAAGCGATACGATTTAACGGAGTCGAGCAATTCTTGTACGGTCAGGTTCATATTAAAGTTGATCGCAATGTACTCCTTCAATTGAAAGAACAGCTGTTCATCAACAACGAGGGAACCATAGCTAACCATCTTGAGCTCTTTTTGAAGTTTCAGCAAAGTAGCCATTGCTATATCTTCTTCAACATCGATGTACATAGACATGATATGGCTTATCTTCTCTAAGTGGTCAGTAGAATCATAAGCGCTAAGCAAGTACTCTCCGCCACCTATGGTGAACTTTTTATAAAGAGCAGAGCGTCTGGTCGATGCAATGATAAAGTCGCGTTTTAGATCATTGGTGAAGACCTTGATTTTGCTATTTTGAATCGTAGATTTTACGGTTTCCTGATTACCATAGATTGGGTTAGGTAAAGTAGGGGCATTTAAGTCACCTTTACTCTCATCATATTTGGCCCCGGTCAGCTGAATCATCTCTTCAGGATCAACAACAACATATACCAATTTCTCACCATCTGGATTTGTTCCAAATCTTAGGTGATAGCCACATAAGTTATATTGAAAGCTAGAATCATTAACTAAATTTGAATGTTCATCAAACTTATAAAGCCTATCTAGATCTTTAAGCAGCTCTCTTTGCAATTGAGCAGCTGAACCCATGTAAAACATCTTCTCTTTAACTGTTTCAAGCAGAAGTGAGTCCTTTTCAACTCTCTCTCGGCGTAGGGTTAAGTAAAATAGGAAGGTCAACGGATTGCCAATAGCAATTTTAGATGGAATACCAAACAGTAGTTTTAAATCGGAAAGCTCAGTGATGATTGTTTGGTGTAACGTAATAATAAACAGTGAAGGTTTAGTTGTTAGGTTACCATTATTATCATACTTTGGAGCAATAGAGGCATTTGTCTCTAGACCAACAATGTATTGAAAGTCTTTAGTTTTAAAAGCCTTAGATCTGTTATCAAGTGTTTGGCCTAAAAGATCTGACCAATTATAAATCGTTTCACGAAGCTCCAAGATGCTACGGTAGATAGAACTTCTCATCGGCCCACTGTCAGTGACACCAAGAATGTTCATTAAATGCACCATCTTAATCGGGACAGAGATCTCCTGAAAAGCTTTCTCATACCTTTTGGTTCTTAACATTTTTGCATTAAAAGCAATAGCTAGATTAAGAATTGCATTGAGTACCTGAAACGCAAATTGAGTAGTAATTTGGGTATGAGCTCGCGCATCGATTTCATACTTGGCAGTTACGTTGTTACCAGATCTATGAGTAAAGACTCTCTTATCAGATCGTTTTCCGACAGCTGTTTTTGGAGCAAGGGCTAAAAACTCAACTGGTATTACTTTATCGTGGTAGTACCAGCCTGTTGGCATCATATGTTGTTGAACTTCGACATCTTCATGACTAAGTTTGTGTTTTGATAGAAGAGAAGTGACACTTTCACGTGAGCTTTTATCATTAGAATTTTTGCTTGTATCTAGCTTTAGAGAAGATGCTGAAATTGCCAAGAGTTCTGGAGTACTAAACTCATACACAGTGATACTATGTTCATTGGTGCCATTATAAGAACATGGAATACTTTTCAATATGCCTTTGTTCAGAAAGTCAGCAACGTAAGCTCTCAAAGAGGCTGGTGGCGTTTTATAAAGCTTGGTTATTTCATCAAAAAGAACAGTGTTAGCAACAGACTTATTGATGTGCTTAGCTGATGCTGACAATAAATAGTGAAGAACTATCTTAGCTTTTGGGGCAAGTTTAAGTTTAGCTTCGTACTGGTCAATGACGGTTAAGAGATCTACCTCATGACCTAAGTAGTGGATGAAAGACTTCTTTCGTTTAACGGATTGTATTTCATTTAGATCAATTAGATCCACTAACTCAATTGTCATCAGTCCATCACTGTTAGGTTCGTATGTTATGAATACTATCACCGATCATAAAATTTTCAACTTCCAGTTGGTGAGCTTGAAGAACGGATCGTCTAATAATCTTTAAACTATGTTTTATTTTTGTTTTTTAGATGATTAGAGATGATATTCATTGATATACGGTCATGGGATTGAGAAGTTAAGGATTGAAGTCTGTATGATCTTACACTTCAAAGCAGCCATGGATTATCTCCTGTAAGTCATTGCTTTCTATTGGTTAAGCATAATGCTGATATGATCGTACGGTCTCGGGATTGATGGATAGCTGCAATGTATAGTTTTAGTCACGTTTTAATGATCTTACGAGTGGTTAGATACGATCTTACGGGACACCTCAGAAGATCTTACGCTTGGGTATATTTGATCTTACGATTGCGTGCTTATGATCTTACGGTTGTTTTCAACAGGTTATACGCAAAATCATAGGTTAGGCACAGGTTGTTCAATTAATGATCTTACAATTCAATCAAGGTTGCCAATTTAAAAGTTCAAATAAAACAGTCACTTAAATTGACTTTCATCGTTGATCATTCACTTGTTTTAAAAAATGTGATTTAGATCACCTATGAGGCTTATTCAGAGTGTCTAAGTTTCTTTGTATAAATGCCACTTGGAGGTGTTTAGTGCAATGGGCATCTATCTTTTAGTTTCATCGCTGATTAAACCGTGATTTGAGTCGAGTTTTTCTAGCGTATCTAAATCACTGTGTTTGCTACGTTTTTATTTGTGCTGTCTAGCCCTTATTCTATGGGTGTTTGTTCCGTAAATTTAGGTAGGTCAGTCTAGCGTATGCCGCTTCTTAGTTGATAGCTGACAATTCATACAAGACATCCTTACCAGCTATAGTTTCTTGGTCAAAATGAACCGAAGGATCATATCTCATTCCATGCCTGTCAGTTCCGTTAATAGTAAAGACCTGAACTAGCGTATGAAATTTAAACAGAATTTTTGCATTTACGCTCATGTTTATCTTCTTTCGATTGGCAATAAGTATCAATTACCTCCACTTTGCTCAAATTTGAAGCATCCCTAGCCAATTTCTTCATGCCTGTTGTTTCCGTAACCTTAGAAATTGCTTTCTAGCGTATTGTAGAGTTGTACTGGCCTGCCGGGACGTTCTGAAGAGGTTACCCGTTAAATCAACCGTAAGATCAAAACAAATGGGCTGTTAAGGTTCCATGCCTGTGACTCCAGTAATTTTGATTTCTTGTTTATAGCGATAGCTTTTTAACCAAATATTCATCGCTGATTCGTCCGTAAATTTGGCCGTTAATTCCTAGCATAAGAATGAATATCTAATTGGTGAGCAATTTCAATGCGTCAGATCATCCGTAAGATCATATCTTGTGATGAAATTTTCATGCCTGTAAGTTCCGTTACTGAGCTTTGAGTTTTATAGCGTATGAAATTTAGTCAACAGATCCGGTTCCATGTCATATATTGCTCTTATGGAAAGAGAATTTGAGCAAATTTAGACTGTAAGCATGTAAGAAAATGGCCACTGGCGCGATATTGCTCATCATGACTCCATTAACCGTAAGATCTTATCCTTTATTTGTTCGCTAGGTATTCGTATCGATCTTACGGTTGGGTGCATGTTTGTGTCTTTATCAATCGATCATCCAACCGTAAGATCGTTAGTTTTTGGTGCTAATCTCATCGCTGTTTGTTCTGTATATTTCAAATGAATATTCTAGCGATACAGTAAGGTACTGATATTATTGAGTTTACGTTTTTGTTCTAGGGTTGGAGGTCATGCCTGTAAAGACCGTTAGTTTTGAGAGTTTTCAATAGCGTATAACCGCTATGACTAGCCAAGCATTGATGAGAAAAGCATGCCTTGTTGCGGGATATTCTTAGCTCGGTAGTTGAGAATCCTCAATGCCTCAAAGCGTAATTCCTTACTGTGCATGGAAGCAACGTTCACGAAAGGTAAAAATCGCTCCCAACGTTTCACCTTTAGTGCTTCGAGTATTGCTGTAGCTACAGCTTTATCACTTACGAATATTGCCAATTTTTCCAATTGCGTCCCATTGAGCTGACTCATAGCTGCATCGACTACATGCTCGCCTAAAATCACGCTTAACTTAAAAGCAAACTCCTCGGGTTTTTTGCCCATATCTTGGTAGAAATCACGGGTTACTAACCCTGCTCGTTGTGGGTGGTGTAACTCCGAATGCAAGTTATGGTTTTGAAATGTGGAACTTGATAGCACCTTGGCGCGCTTATCTGCTTCTTTAATGTGTGGTTTAAGTCTCTCTGCAGCCCGACCCTTTTTACCATCTTTAGTCTGGTAGTATCCGAATACAGACACTGTTCTTCCTGCGTCTAGTGAACATTTCACATTATAGATTTGAGAGAGCATCAGTCTGGGCTTTAACTTAGAACTCGCACTAAACTCCGACATTCCCAAAAAATGAACCGCTTTGAAAGCTGGACGCTGTTTGCCGTTAAGACTCACTTTGAGACGAAATAAAGACTCGATTTTGTCTAGTGATAGCCTCAGATCTGCATTTTTGTTTTGGAGGCAGGGAACACCAAGAACGATGTTCTTGTGGCAGTTGAGCAGCTCCACAAGTTCTTTGATGATTTCAAATGGGTAAGTTTTGTGGATTGGCAATATCAATTTACAACGGCTCAAAAGAAAGAGAATGCTTTGTCGGTTTTGCCTTATCAGTTTAATTGCATGACTGGGATTGAATGGACTGTCTGGGATCACTAAGGTGATATTCTTTGCTGTTTTTTGAGTCACATTACGGATGATTTTTTCGTACTCTTCAAACACAAATCCAGTATCGACATCTTGCCCAACTGCGAGCTTTGAAACTATGCCATTGTCGATGAATACCGGTACCGATTCAGCGTACTTCAATATCGCATGCAACAGGTCGAGATTCTTTTTGGTGTTGACATAATGCAATGAGACTCCTACGGGATTCGCATGTTGACAGTATGCTAGCTCTTCAACATTTGACACCCCACTTCGATAAATTCGGTAAGGGTAGGGGGTGGAGTGCATACTCACCAGAACGCGCTTTAAGGCCTCGGTTAAGGAACTATCTTCGCGCTCGCTAAAGACGTAATATTTTCGAAACTTGCTCAAGTAAGCTTTAAATCGGCCTTTTGGAAAGCATGCTTCAAGTATATTGAGCTGCTTTTTAGCTAGAAAAATGTAGATGTCTCTATCGGTGTCTATCAGCTTTTCAAGGTCATTGGCGATCGCAGTTTTATGCGCCTTTAGGTATTTTCGAATGGCTGCTTTGTCGTCTGGTATCTCGCTGAAATCTGACGGCATAATGTTCAGGGAGTTACGAAGAAGCCCGTACTTACCAGACAACACCAATACTTGCGCCTTGGCCTTGTTAGTCGATATCTCATCGAAAACGGTTCTGTGAGTAGGGCTACCCTCATCAAAACCACCAATCAGTAGGATTGGTGGCTTTGGCGCGTAATCAGTGGGGGTCAATGAAAGCATAATCATTACAAGCGTGTTGTTGAATACACTCATTTCAAAACATAAAGTCTTCCCGACAAGCACATTGCTGATAGCTAATCTCTCGAATCAGAGATACTTCATTATTGGTAAAAGGGACACGAGCAATGAACCCAGAAAGATTGGAAAATGCAATACAACTGGTTCGTACTTCATCATGCGGCGGAAAAGACAAAATAGACTGATTGAAAACATGGCGATAAATCCAAGTTTTTCAATCACGCTATGCACGATGAAGTTAGACAATTGCTTATCAAATAGCGCTAATTGGATATCTGCTACCGGCTTAAAAGAAGGGTTAATTGTCCGGTCGCTATCTTGGATGATACTCAACTCCCATGCCTTTATTTCCTCTTGGATTATTGGTAAGTCATCAAGTCTTTTTTGCATAAGCGACAGTTCGTAATAAGGGTACTTTAAGTCTGAATTTACTTTCCCCTTTGAATACCCATAGAGCTCAAGGGCATCTGATTTGGGTGTTAATGTGGCGAGTAGGTCATATGAGTTTTCGTTGCGATTTCGTACTTCAACTGAAATCCACGCTGTTGAGGTATGGCTTTTAATTTTTGAAACGGACTCGGCTATCTCATAGTCGTCTGAAATGAGCATAAAACATCGAGAAGAAAGCAACACGAGCACCGAAGCGGCTATTAAGGCCCAGCTCAGTTTCTGCCTGAATCTGAATCCAATCATTCTAAGTAACACAGCTTTGAATCGGCGAGTCATGTTGTGAGGTGATCTGATAGTTCTCATCGTGGTTTGGTTCCTTGAGGGTGAATTACACCTAATAAGCGAAACACTCCCATCGCTGATTATGTTTTCGCTATTACTTCTGAATACGACTTAAACTGAGGTTTCTATGAAGCAAAGGAATAGTGAATATGATGGTGGTGAAATGAACTTGACAGAAATGACCGACAAGCAGCTTCAAGGATTAAACATTTCACCAGAGATGATTGAAGACAGGCGTAGAATAGAACTCAAATCACTTTGGTTGGTTACACTATTGAAAGCGAGCTGGTGGGTAAAGAATACGATAGTCTTCCAAGTTGCATGGATGCTAATAGTCAGCCTCGTTCCACTACCAATCGAAGTTACGTTTATTTTTGTACCATATCTAATGAGCTTAGCGACTATAAATCTATTGATGTTAGTCGTATGGAAATGGCCGGACCGGACTGAAATTGAAAGTCTCATTAGGTGCGATATTCAAGAAGAACTGCATAAAAGGCAGTCATTTGAAGCATAAGGAATCAAAAATGCGGCTTAACACAAAAGTAAACCATTCACCGTATTGAAATGAGACAACTCCTCATGCAAACTTTCTGGTTCATAAGGATATGAAGGATTTTGTATATTATGGACTTCTACGACCCATATTCCCCAAAACTAGAAACTGATCTATCACACAGTAAAAATAATCGCATTGAGCAAAATACGAAGTTACCAGTCGTGCGTAGAAAAGTCGCGGGCTTTGATATGTGGTTACCCGTAGGAGTTACTTTCAATAAAAGTTTGAATCTATTCACAGCTCGTAGAATTATTCGTGGGGAAGTGCTAATTAATAAGTCTTTTGTCACGCCTAAATCAGATACAAAGCGAACTAAGGCCGATTACGCTACTGCTGCTGTTCAAGCTATTAAGACGATGTATAAATCCCACCAAGAGAGGCCAGTTGCAACTGAATCTCCAAAGGGTTTAAAGAGAGGTCGGAAGGCAAAGCAAAATTCAATTAATGTCAGTATTGTAAGCCTAAAACCCAAAAAGAAAACGGTTTGCCCTGCGCTTATTTTTAAAATCCGAGTTACTTTGAATGGCATCAGAAAAGATATTTCTCGATCCATAAATCTACGTGACTTTGACCTAGAAACGGTTCTTGGTAAGTACGCGGCGATGAATGAACTTGTTCCAACCTGGCTTGCCGAAAAACGAAAGCCAAGAAGTAACGAACTGAATAACCTCACGCCCCGAACTCCCAATGATGACCAAAGAGCTTTGGCACTTAAAGACATCAGAACCGCACTGAAATTTCTAAAAGATAATTACGCCGAGAAAAAACGATTCGTACAGGTTGAAGTCAGTGACGAACAAAGTCTGATTTTAGGCAACTCTAACATCGTTGTTCAGCAATCGTCTTTTTCAGGGGAAAACGATATATACACTGATGTTGTAGAGCTACTGCGTATTTATGCAGAAAAGAACTTTCAAAATATCGATCATGATGTTTACAGCTGCACTAAGAAGATTCAACCCACTACGGGTGTTCCAGGTTTAATGGTATCCATCGACAAGCGCCGACAGGCGATTGTTGTTCAAGCAATACTAGGAAAAAAAGAGTCAGGGAGCTATCTAGTCAAAGAATATTCAGTGAAAGCGCATGGTGTTAAAGGGGCTTTCACCAAAGCGATTGATACCCACTTTGAAGCTTTCAACTTAGAGACGCATAATTCTGTCAAAAATCGCTTGTACTCAACATTTATTGGGCATCTTGTTCAAGTAGTACCGAAAAGTCTACTTCAACAAATTTCCCAAGAAATCCCATCAATCGTGGCTACGGTCGTAAAAGGATCTGTAGAGCTTTCTGATACCATCAATAATGTTGAACTGCACCGCCAAAAGGTCCTCAATACACCGGACGAACGAACCGGCACTATTGGTATGAAGCTTCGGGTGTCTAGAACTAGAGCTCGATTACATGGATTGATAGGCTTTGACGAAAAGACAGGGCCGATATACCGACGATACGCATTGGACACACATGGTATAAAAAAGGCGTTCTATCTGGCCAAAGAAACGCATATAGAGAGCTTTGATTTACCAAAACTTTCAAAAGATGAGTTAGATGATGCTTACCGTCATTTCTTCAAATCAGTAACGACTAATGTCTCCAGCGACCTTCATTTCAAGTTCAATAAAGGCTACTTAAACGAAGCTCCTCAGGCTATCAAAGAGGAAGAAAAACCCGAGTTGACACGTTCAGAGCGTCGTAAGCTCGGCATAACTCAGCTAAAGCAGCTTAATAAGAGATTAACCCTGCTTAAAGAGTCAAAAGATTACCTTACTGATGATTATTCGGACTTCGGCTTTGAGTCGCCGTTAGAGTTTAATTTCCTAGCTAATTGCACTGGCTGTGGTGAAAAGCCGGTTGAATCAAGAATCGAAGATCAACATACCGTTAGTTGTAATACTTGCTTTACCAAGAAAGTCACTTCGGACTCGAACTTTAAAGCTCGTTCTGCTTGGGCATTGCTCAATTGGCAGGATGTGAGTGTTAAGAGAATCCCGCATTTTTATCTAAACAAACGCTCTTTAGCCGCAAACAAAGCTTACCTTGAACGTGTTCTTTCATTTATTAAGGTCGAACTTGAAATCGCGTCAATAAGAACGCAAATTCACCGCTTGGCAATAAAGCATAACGTGAAAGAAATGAAAATGAAGAAGCCGGGTCAAGGCTTCCAAACAAGACTGGCAGCATACCTAGAGTGGGCAAAACTTGCCGAACTAATTATCAAACGAGACTTATCAACCTCCTCGGTCTACGGTGAACA harbors:
- a CDS encoding replication initiator protein RctB domain-containing protein: MTIELVDLIDLNEIQSVKRKKSFIHYLGHEVDLLTVIDQYEAKLKLAPKAKIVLHYLLSASAKHINKSVANTVLFDEITKLYKTPPASLRAYVADFLNKGILKSIPCSYNGTNEHSITVYEFSTPELLAISASSLKLDTSKNSNDKSSRESVTSLLSKHKLSHEDVEVQQHMMPTGWYYHDKVIPVEFLALAPKTAVGKRSDKRVFTHRSGNNVTAKYEIDARAHTQITTQFAFQVLNAILNLAIAFNAKMLRTKRYEKAFQEISVPIKMVHLMNILGVTDSGPMRSSIYRSILELRETIYNWSDLLGQTLDNRSKAFKTKDFQYIVGLETNASIAPKYDNNGNLTTKPSLFIITLHQTIITELSDLKLLFGIPSKIAIGNPLTFLFYLTLRRERVEKDSLLLETVKEKMFYMGSAAQLQRELLKDLDRLYKFDEHSNLVNDSSFQYNLCGYHLRFGTNPDGEKLVYVVVDPEEMIQLTGAKYDESKGDLNAPTLPNPIYGNQETVKSTIQNSKIKVFTNDLKRDFIIASTRRSALYKKFTIGGGEYLLSAYDSTDHLEKISHIMSMYIDVEEDIAMATLLKLQKELKMVSYGSLVVDEQLFFQLKEYIAINFNMNLTVQELLDSVKSYRLNNIKKWCEGNLEYVAAQVYSDLLDKDPSLYDEEPL